A stretch of the Fusobacterium varium genome encodes the following:
- a CDS encoding phage head morphogenesis protein: MSKKSSYWQERFLEEEERINKDARAYARRIEQQYDIALRNIERDINDWYMRIAKNNNVSLLEAKRMLSAKELAEFKWGVKEYIKAGETNAISPIWMKELENASARVHISRLEALKIQIQNEVEGIYGVRDKEMQNYLVRTYGETYYHTAYEIQKGNGVGWSLNRLDTNKVNAIIHKPWATDGKNFSERIWEDKTKLINTLHTGLTQNFIRGEAPDKLISSITKEFNIKKSVAARLVMTESAAYSSQAREKSFKALNLSKYEIVATLDSKTSEICQEMDGKVFDMKDYQVGITAPPFHVWCRTTTAPWFPENFDAERIARGTDGKTYKVPENMKYKDWKEKYVKDNEENDIIEIKTKDDFIKRMKEDFGFTKVATDGVELDVLREVHETLKESYEEYPILKGFINHFNISSEADATAWAVMKVDENGKIIRSLNINLEQMNNKKGIMEMINRAVKENKWTPKNGAGGIIKHELGHMIEYAINVKKYGLDLKNLSASTPGLMDMWKSCGDGTVAKEIVTKIFKEKGIKLNNKNVEILVSGYAAKSFKEVLAECVGCDESREIPNLVKEELKKYMKELMK; encoded by the coding sequence ATGTCAAAGAAGAGTAGTTATTGGCAAGAAAGGTTTTTAGAGGAAGAAGAAAGAATAAATAAGGATGCCAGAGCATATGCAAGAAGAATAGAACAGCAATATGATATAGCACTTAGAAACATAGAAAGAGATATAAATGATTGGTATATGAGAATAGCAAAGAACAACAATGTTAGTCTATTAGAAGCTAAAAGAATGCTATCAGCTAAAGAACTTGCAGAATTTAAGTGGGGTGTAAAAGAGTACATAAAAGCTGGAGAAACTAATGCTATTTCTCCCATTTGGATGAAAGAACTTGAGAATGCATCAGCAAGGGTTCATATCTCCAGATTAGAAGCTCTAAAAATTCAAATACAGAATGAAGTTGAGGGAATCTATGGAGTAAGAGACAAGGAAATGCAGAATTATCTTGTAAGAACCTATGGAGAAACATATTACCACACAGCTTACGAGATACAGAAAGGAAATGGGGTAGGATGGTCACTAAATAGACTTGATACAAATAAAGTTAATGCTATTATTCATAAACCTTGGGCAACAGATGGCAAGAACTTTTCAGAAAGAATTTGGGAAGATAAGACAAAATTGATTAATACTTTACACACAGGACTTACTCAAAACTTTATTAGAGGGGAAGCTCCAGACAAGCTTATATCTTCTATCACTAAAGAATTTAATATAAAAAAGAGTGTAGCAGCTAGACTGGTAATGACAGAATCAGCTGCATACTCTTCACAGGCCAGAGAAAAGTCATTTAAGGCATTAAACTTGAGTAAATATGAAATAGTGGCAACTTTAGATAGTAAAACATCTGAAATATGCCAGGAAATGGATGGAAAAGTATTTGATATGAAAGATTATCAAGTAGGAATAACAGCTCCACCTTTTCATGTTTGGTGTAGAACTACTACGGCTCCATGGTTTCCTGAAAATTTTGATGCAGAAAGAATAGCTAGGGGAACAGATGGGAAAACATATAAAGTTCCAGAGAATATGAAATATAAAGACTGGAAAGAAAAATATGTGAAAGACAATGAAGAAAATGATATAATAGAAATAAAAACAAAAGATGATTTTATAAAGAGAATGAAAGAAGATTTTGGTTTTACTAAAGTAGCTACAGATGGGGTAGAATTAGATGTTTTAAGGGAAGTTCATGAGACATTAAAAGAATCATATGAAGAGTACCCAATATTAAAAGGTTTTATTAATCATTTTAACATTTCTTCTGAAGCAGATGCAACAGCATGGGCAGTTATGAAAGTAGATGAGAATGGGAAAATCATAAGATCTTTAAATATAAATCTAGAACAAATGAATAATAAAAAAGGTATTATGGAAATGATAAATAGAGCAGTGAAAGAAAATAAATGGACTCCTAAAAATGGAGCTGGAGGAATAATTAAACATGAATTGGGACATATGATAGAGTATGCGATAAATGTGAAAAAATATGGATTAGATTTAAAAAATTTATCTGCGTCAACTCCAGGACTGATGGATATGTGGAAATCTTGTGGCGATGGAACTGTAGCAAAAGAAATAGTGACTAAGATTTTTAAAGAAAAAGGCATAAAGTTAAATAACAAAAATGTTGAAATATTAGTATCAGGGTATGCAGCTAAAAGTTTTAAAGAAGTACTAGCAGAATGTGTTGGGTGTGATGAATCTAGAGAAATTCCTAATCTTGTAAAAGAAGAATTAAAAAAATATATGAAGGAGTTGATGAAATAA
- a CDS encoding phage portal protein gives MFEWIKKLFSKSKEKVEKKVERSYVEKLIQNWEMSKSRKMMITGEDYYRGKQDILNKKRLVRNEKGDLVENFALVNHKIVDNQYSKLVDQKVNYLVGKPISFKSKDEKYAEELQKIFDKNFHRKFKYLTENALNNGVGWLHPYYDNEGNFKLRQFEPFEILPIYKDKDKEELEMVIRVYKEAILGTYETIEKVEVYKKNGIDRYVRKRGVCSLECENIPYVIFTEGEEEKPFNWAKIPFIPFRYNQQEIPLIARVKSLQDAINTIVSNFQDNVTEDIRNTIFVLVNFGGEDPADFRRDLQDGIIKVNAVEGISGDVKTLQVEVNSENYKTILEMLKKAIIENGRGFDAKDDRMSNNPNQMNIQSMYADIDLDANNMETEFQASFEQLLWFVNVHLRKDKDPTLEVIFDRDVLVNEGQTIDNIAKSVGIISEETLVSMHPFVAEPKAELERMKKEKEEKINQYPEAFGNGPGDPDVKEE, from the coding sequence ATGTTTGAGTGGATAAAGAAATTATTTTCTAAAAGTAAAGAGAAGGTGGAAAAGAAGGTGGAGAGAAGTTATGTAGAAAAATTAATTCAGAACTGGGAAATGTCAAAGTCTAGGAAGATGATGATTACAGGAGAAGACTACTACAGAGGGAAGCAGGATATTCTCAATAAAAAAAGGCTGGTTAGAAATGAAAAAGGAGACTTAGTTGAAAATTTTGCTTTGGTAAATCATAAAATAGTTGATAATCAGTATAGTAAGCTTGTGGATCAGAAAGTTAATTACTTAGTAGGAAAACCTATTTCTTTTAAAAGCAAAGATGAGAAATACGCAGAAGAATTACAAAAAATATTTGATAAAAATTTTCATAGAAAATTCAAATATTTAACTGAGAATGCCTTAAATAATGGCGTAGGATGGTTACATCCATACTATGACAATGAAGGTAATTTTAAATTGAGACAGTTTGAACCTTTTGAAATATTACCAATTTATAAAGATAAGGATAAAGAAGAATTGGAAATGGTAATAAGAGTATATAAAGAGGCTATACTTGGAACTTATGAAACCATCGAGAAAGTGGAAGTGTATAAAAAGAATGGAATAGATAGATATGTTAGAAAAAGAGGGGTGTGCTCATTGGAATGTGAGAACATCCCTTATGTAATTTTTACAGAAGGAGAAGAGGAAAAACCTTTTAACTGGGCCAAAATCCCTTTTATACCATTCAGATATAATCAACAGGAAATACCTCTTATAGCGAGGGTAAAAAGTTTACAGGATGCTATTAATACAATAGTATCTAATTTTCAAGACAATGTTACAGAGGATATAAGAAATACAATATTTGTTTTAGTAAATTTTGGTGGAGAAGATCCAGCAGATTTCAGAAGGGATTTACAAGATGGGATTATTAAAGTTAATGCAGTAGAAGGAATATCAGGAGATGTTAAAACACTTCAAGTTGAGGTAAACTCAGAAAACTATAAAACAATATTAGAAATGCTTAAAAAAGCTATTATAGAAAATGGGAGAGGATTTGACGCTAAGGATGACAGAATGTCAAATAATCCTAATCAGATGAACATACAATCCATGTATGCAGATATAGATTTAGATGCAAATAATATGGAGACAGAATTTCAAGCTTCTTTTGAACAGTTGCTATGGTTTGTAAATGTTCATTTGAGAAAAGATAAGGATCCTACTTTAGAAGTTATATTTGATAGAGATGTTCTTGTAAATGAAGGACAGACAATAGATAATATAGCAAAATCAGTAGGAATTATATCTGAAGAAACACTTGTATCAATGCATCCGTTTGTAGCAGAACCAAAAGCAGAACTTGAAAGGATGAAAAAGGAGAAAGAAGAAAAAATAAATCAATATCCTGAAGCTTTTGGCAATGGACCAGGTGATCCAGATGTCAAAGAAGAGTAG
- a CDS encoding DNA primase — MKNYSYKQYGDELRFDFCPICNKEKKENPCFSVNIKTGNYICHTTGKGGNIKDLDDFEFKLPEIKEKKPRKKDIDFSELFKKRADHHLGGDWLSYLKGRNISEKGLNRFCRLGKNNTMMIPITDGEKVVAIKYRTIDKKLSCETGSSSDYFVNWQNVENKSYLIIVEGEIDLLSAVEAGYDNVVSIPFGCKNLKCIDNQKKWIESFSKIILAVDNDSPGIECKNQIIDKLSSIKSKLYTVEMGKYKDFNEILMAEGTDGIIKVIQAADRVGVGFTPFYQEADGYYTWQKDNYVKITDFTVKITGYSDNYIVGIVTSTGREREFKAKKTELLTKIGILEHLGYYLGSTQSIPKFWSWIIEENGEQFLLEIPHYGIIDGIYYDESSKVICSKEDLKIQKLDEIEPLTAKEKEWLNKNLIYLRSDPNQSLLGICWALGRFHIHESYPILEVSGTTSIGKTEYVEFISRLLFGNKENIKSFTTLTNHQIRSLSSCSNITPWVIDEVKITGKDLKEKAIELYSTIRAVYDNKTLNQGNLTAKLTEFKLCTPLIISGETELSDVSIKNRMISTDLTKDNKSSDEIFFKLKNTRLLEKLGKTALQKRINTGILDISLSKIKEFLHEVKDERQLYNGKCILVGFKALNEVIKIDEKVSVEFIKFLNQKLSHEYDVVSNFLELLELVAESGKETKTFYQIRENRHYVRFNILYKAITEEHFRTNSTLELLDMRTLKKQLIENKLIINTRVNIRFPKDDFTNDTIPIKADELLKNDIFNL, encoded by the coding sequence ATGAAAAACTATAGTTATAAACAATATGGAGATGAATTAAGGTTTGATTTTTGTCCAATTTGTAATAAAGAGAAAAAAGAAAATCCTTGCTTTTCTGTAAATATCAAGACTGGAAATTATATCTGTCATACTACTGGAAAAGGTGGAAACATAAAAGATCTTGATGACTTTGAGTTTAAGCTGCCAGAGATAAAAGAAAAGAAACCAAGAAAAAAAGATATAGATTTTAGTGAATTATTTAAGAAAAGAGCTGATCATCACTTAGGTGGTGATTGGCTCTCTTATCTAAAAGGAAGAAATATATCTGAGAAAGGTTTAAATAGATTTTGCAGGCTTGGGAAAAATAATACAATGATGATTCCAATAACTGATGGAGAAAAGGTTGTAGCTATAAAATACAGGACCATAGACAAAAAATTAAGCTGTGAAACAGGAAGCAGTTCTGATTATTTTGTTAATTGGCAGAATGTAGAAAATAAAAGTTATCTTATTATAGTTGAAGGAGAAATAGACCTTTTAAGTGCTGTTGAAGCTGGATATGATAATGTGGTTTCTATTCCATTTGGCTGTAAAAATTTAAAGTGCATAGATAATCAAAAGAAATGGATAGAAAGCTTTTCAAAGATTATTTTAGCAGTTGATAATGATTCTCCTGGAATAGAATGTAAAAATCAGATTATAGATAAACTAAGTTCTATAAAAAGTAAGCTCTATACAGTTGAAATGGGAAAATATAAAGATTTTAATGAAATTCTCATGGCTGAAGGAACAGATGGAATAATTAAGGTTATTCAAGCAGCAGATAGAGTAGGGGTTGGGTTTACTCCTTTTTATCAAGAAGCAGATGGATATTATACATGGCAGAAAGATAACTATGTAAAGATAACAGATTTTACAGTAAAAATAACAGGATATTCAGATAATTATATAGTAGGAATAGTTACCAGTACAGGAAGAGAAAGAGAATTTAAAGCAAAGAAAACAGAGTTATTAACTAAGATTGGCATCCTTGAACATTTGGGTTATTACTTAGGGAGTACACAATCAATTCCTAAATTTTGGAGCTGGATAATTGAAGAAAATGGAGAGCAGTTTTTACTTGAGATACCACATTATGGAATTATAGATGGAATATATTATGATGAAAGTTCTAAGGTAATATGTAGCAAGGAAGATTTAAAGATACAGAAATTAGATGAAATTGAACCATTAACAGCTAAAGAAAAAGAGTGGCTGAATAAGAATCTTATTTATCTGAGAAGTGATCCAAATCAAAGCTTATTAGGTATATGTTGGGCTTTGGGAAGATTTCATATACATGAAAGTTATCCTATTTTAGAAGTATCAGGAACTACAAGTATTGGAAAAACAGAATATGTGGAATTTATATCAAGGCTGCTCTTTGGAAATAAGGAAAATATAAAGAGTTTTACTACCTTAACTAATCATCAAATAAGGAGTTTATCAAGTTGCTCTAATATAACTCCTTGGGTAATAGATGAAGTTAAGATTACTGGAAAAGATTTAAAAGAAAAAGCTATTGAGCTTTATTCTACTATCAGAGCTGTCTACGATAACAAGACTTTGAATCAAGGAAATTTAACAGCGAAGTTAACAGAGTTTAAACTGTGTACCCCTTTGATTATTTCAGGAGAGACAGAGCTAAGCGATGTATCTATAAAAAATAGAATGATAAGTACAGACTTGACCAAAGATAATAAGAGTAGTGATGAGATATTTTTTAAGTTAAAGAATACAAGGCTTTTAGAAAAATTAGGAAAGACAGCACTTCAAAAAAGGATAAATACAGGAATTTTAGATATTTCATTGTCTAAAATAAAAGAATTCTTACATGAAGTTAAAGATGAGAGACAGCTATATAATGGAAAATGTATTCTTGTAGGTTTTAAAGCTTTGAACGAAGTTATAAAGATAGATGAGAAAGTATCAGTGGAATTTATAAAATTTTTAAATCAAAAGCTTTCACATGAATATGATGTAGTAAGTAATTTCTTAGAATTGCTGGAATTAGTTGCAGAATCAGGGAAAGAAACTAAAACTTTTTATCAGATAAGAGAAAATAGGCATTATGTAAGATTTAATATCTTATATAAAGCTATAACTGAAGAACATTTTAGAACTAACAGTACCTTAGAATTGTTAGATATGCGAACTTTGAAAAAACAGTTAATAGAAAATAAACTTATTATTAATACAAGGGTAAATATAAGATTTCCTAAGGATGATTTTACAAATGATACTATTCCAATAAAAGCAGATGAATTATTAAAAAATGATATTTTTAATTTATAA
- a CDS encoding putative exonuclease has translation MKILFIDTETGGVNPKESALIQLSGIVRIDKKDVEEFNFFIKPFAESEVNAKALEVQGRTEKELETEKYRPEKEVYTNFKKILDRYIDKYDKTDKFIIAGYNVRFDVDMLQSFFKRNGDNFLFSYISSSVLDPLPCIGMLQLCEVLPELENNKLETWCKHFGIEFKAHDSLEDIKATKELIFRIAKLIRK, from the coding sequence GTGAAAATATTATTTATAGATACAGAAACTGGAGGAGTAAATCCTAAAGAGTCAGCACTCATTCAACTTTCTGGGATAGTAAGGATAGATAAAAAAGATGTTGAGGAATTCAACTTTTTTATTAAGCCTTTTGCTGAGAGTGAAGTTAATGCAAAAGCATTAGAAGTACAAGGAAGAACAGAAAAAGAACTGGAAACTGAGAAATACAGACCTGAGAAAGAAGTCTATACAAACTTTAAAAAGATATTGGATAGATATATAGACAAGTATGATAAAACAGATAAATTCATAATAGCAGGCTATAATGTAAGGTTTGATGTTGATATGTTGCAAAGTTTTTTCAAGAGAAATGGAGATAATTTTTTATTTTCTTATATAAGTTCCAGTGTACTTGATCCATTACCATGTATAGGAATGCTTCAGCTGTGTGAAGTGCTTCCAGAACTAGAAAATAATAAACTCGAAACTTGGTGTAAGCATTTTGGAATTGAATTTAAAGCCCATGACAGTTTGGAAGATATAAAAGCAACAAAGGAGCTTATATTTAGAATTGCCAAACTAATAAGGAAGTGA
- a CDS encoding putative transcriptional regulator, with the protein MEINEIIKKRRKELGLTLKQVAEQLGVSESLISRYESKDVKNMGIDKITPLAKVLKCTPAYLMGWENQTQKEMGDDIVEKYKLTPEELTEFEKVMSINSALMFNGKEIPEENRIELEQTLKKIFIRSLLIKRSKESDENGKKNS; encoded by the coding sequence ATGGAAATTAATGAAATTATAAAAAAAAGAAGAAAAGAATTAGGATTAACTTTAAAACAAGTTGCAGAACAATTAGGAGTTTCTGAAAGCTTAATATCAAGATATGAATCAAAAGATGTTAAAAATATGGGTATTGATAAAATAACTCCATTAGCTAAAGTTTTAAAGTGTACTCCTGCTTACTTAATGGGATGGGAAAATCAAACTCAGAAAGAAATGGGAGATGATATTGTAGAAAAATATAAATTAACTCCTGAAGAACTTACTGAATTTGAAAAAGTAATGTCAATCAACAGTGCCTTAATGTTCAATGGAAAAGAGATTCCAGAAGAAAATAGAATAGAACTGGAACAAACTTTAAAAAAAATCTTTATCAGATCGCTATTGATTAAACGTTCAAAAGAGAGTGATGAGAATGGTAAGAAAAATTCTTAA
- a CDS encoding lipoprotein: MKKKILTGIIAIIIAIGTSSTMFGEDATPAEYVAALGKATLYANQMHMSKKALHDQLISEFGEQFTEEAADYAVEKVKANWKENALNKAKMYQSQMNMSRKAIYDQLISEYGENFTKEEADYALEHLPK, translated from the coding sequence ATGAAAAAGAAAATCTTAACTGGAATTATAGCAATAATTATTGCTATAGGAACATCAAGTACAATGTTTGGAGAGGATGCAACCCCTGCTGAATATGTGGCTGCTTTAGGAAAAGCAACTCTGTACGCAAACCAAATGCATATGTCTAAAAAAGCTCTTCATGATCAATTGATTTCTGAGTTTGGGGAGCAATTTACGGAAGAAGCTGCGGATTATGCAGTTGAGAAGGTAAAAGCTAATTGGAAAGAAAACGCTTTAAATAAAGCTAAAATGTATCAATCACAAATGAATATGTCAAGAAAAGCTATTTATGATCAACTAATATCTGAATATGGAGAAAATTTTACAAAAGAAGAAGCAGATTATGCCCTAGAGCATTTACCTAAATAG
- a CDS encoding putative recombinase, producing the protein MKRANGTGSVFKMNDKKRRKPWRTRITLWKNGERIYASLGNYETKKEAVEALAKYQTNPRDLSLDKLTFKDVYNKWVLYEFPLLSENRQSVYQRIFAKCSSLENIKFRDLRHTDFSNILDTNTHSVGIEVKNLFSKVSKFAMKNDLIEKDYSQFLEYRKKHEVKVERNIFTRNEIDVLWDNVYKYSEIDTTLVMIYTGMRIGEIIGLKKDNIDLEERSISGAGIKTEAGKKRVIPIHPKIFPLIINRFKMTSSDKIFEFKGNNYGSKHQYYTRALDAFLKELKLPPHNAHDCRHTFATLLNNTDANGTAIKNLMGHNHFDFTEFKYTHKSLEELRKAIEKIN; encoded by the coding sequence ATGAAAAGAGCTAATGGAACTGGTAGTGTATTTAAAATGAATGATAAAAAAAGAAGAAAGCCTTGGAGAACTAGAATTACACTTTGGAAAAATGGGGAACGGATATATGCCAGTCTTGGAAATTACGAAACAAAAAAAGAAGCAGTGGAAGCATTGGCAAAGTATCAAACTAACCCAAGAGATCTTTCATTGGATAAACTTACTTTCAAAGATGTGTATAACAAATGGGTTCTGTATGAATTTCCTTTACTCAGTGAAAATAGGCAAAGTGTCTATCAAAGAATCTTTGCTAAATGCTCTTCTTTAGAGAATATAAAATTTAGGGATCTTCGTCATACAGATTTTTCTAATATTCTTGATACAAATACGCATTCTGTAGGAATTGAAGTTAAAAATTTATTCAGTAAAGTTTCTAAATTTGCTATGAAAAATGATTTGATTGAGAAAGACTATAGTCAATTCTTAGAGTATAGAAAAAAACATGAAGTAAAAGTTGAAAGAAATATTTTTACTAGAAATGAAATTGATGTTCTCTGGGATAATGTATATAAATATTCTGAAATAGATACAACCCTTGTAATGATATATACTGGTATGCGTATAGGTGAAATTATAGGATTAAAAAAAGATAACATAGATTTAGAAGAAAGATCTATTTCTGGCGCTGGTATAAAAACTGAAGCTGGTAAAAAGAGAGTAATTCCAATTCATCCAAAAATATTCCCTTTGATAATTAATAGATTTAAAATGACTTCTTCTGATAAAATTTTTGAATTTAAAGGTAATAATTATGGTTCTAAACATCAATATTATACTAGAGCCTTAGATGCGTTTTTAAAAGAACTTAAGTTGCCTCCTCATAATGCACATGATTGCAGACATACATTCGCTACATTGTTAAATAATACTGATGCGAATGGAACAGCAATCAAAAACTTAATGGGACATAATCATTTTGACTTCACTGAATTTAAATACACTCACAAAAGTTTGGAAGAATTGAGAAAGGCTATTGAAAAAATAAACTAA
- a CDS encoding ABC transporter periplasmic component, whose translation MIKKFLVITLLLLSVTAFSKEYNRIASGSPAVTEILYELGLKDKIIAMDKNSDIKELDDMKIPKVSFYQMNTESIFSLKADLIILSTFNKADREDFIEFMKAKGTDVIYVSDVKSIKNVYDCIREIGEKTERKSEAENIISKMEKEINEVKEISKNIEKKKKVYFEISPFPSMYTFGKDVFMNEMLEIAGVENIFNDKSGWFIPSLEVIAKRNPDIIFTSTYQVEDPIKEIIDRGNWNIIKAVREKRIYQISKEAVRPSIRVTEVIKKISEISYPEYYKK comes from the coding sequence ATGATAAAAAAGTTTTTAGTAATAACTTTATTACTTCTTTCAGTTACAGCTTTTTCTAAGGAATACAACAGAATAGCTTCTGGAAGCCCAGCAGTAACAGAAATTCTCTATGAACTAGGATTAAAAGATAAAATAATTGCTATGGATAAAAATTCTGATATAAAAGAATTAGATGATATGAAAATACCCAAAGTAAGTTTTTATCAAATGAATACAGAAAGTATTTTTTCTTTGAAAGCAGATTTAATAATTCTTTCAACATTTAATAAAGCAGACAGAGAGGATTTTATTGAATTCATGAAAGCAAAAGGAACAGATGTTATCTATGTTTCCGATGTAAAAAGTATAAAAAATGTTTATGATTGTATAAGGGAGATAGGAGAAAAGACAGAAAGGAAATCTGAAGCAGAAAATATAATTTCTAAAATGGAAAAAGAAATAAATGAAGTAAAAGAAATAAGTAAAAATATAGAAAAGAAGAAAAAAGTATATTTTGAAATTTCTCCATTTCCATCTATGTATACTTTTGGAAAAGATGTATTTATGAATGAAATGTTGGAAATTGCAGGAGTAGAAAATATATTTAATGATAAAAGTGGATGGTTTATTCCAAGTTTAGAAGTTATAGCAAAAAGGAATCCTGATATAATATTTACCAGTACCTATCAAGTTGAGGATCCAATAAAAGAAATTATTGATAGGGGTAATTGGAATATAATAAAGGCTGTAAGAGAAAAAAGAATATATCAAATAAGCAAAGAAGCTGTAAGACCATCAATCAGAGTAACAGAAGTGATAAAAAAAATATCAGAAATCAGTTATCCAGAATATTATAAAAAATAA
- a CDS encoding putative ferric enterobactin receptor produces MKKALMIAAILTVSTTIMAEENIASRRLTESVISTENFETSVLDTAKSVTIVTQEDIQNKGASTVAEALKGVPGLDVRSMDGADPVFDMRGSGATAGNNTLILLDGVPLNNVEGRYFTSQIPIDQIDKIEIIPSGGAVMYGDGATGGVINIITKSPENRSNYGNIGMEIGSWNTRKGTVNYGTKIGDKFLLDTSYTYIEGDGYRTPHPDYKDGDTKKSLWLRGRYLLDDGYLEMRYNYNKVEDSYSNYLTKEKFDENIKQHGISGGKYKNTSNEYIITYNKKLSDKLSFLIYGGYTENDYRYKATYYPGAYNENRRNLITQYYVKPQLKYTYGEDSYVIFGGDYKNGKVEDKTFGNPDKEKESYGGYILNKTTVGQFQFTQGYRKERSEFDYFVTEYGSAPPFTPSIKNFKKKFSNDSYELAVNYLYSETGSIYLSFTQGFRTPNTDDLGYWYGDIDAQETKAYELGIKDMYKNTFISSSIFLINTDNEIYLKKDPANFEFGTLGKNTNFDGKVRRIGGQISLQHYFDKLTLRENISYIQPKVTSGEYDGKEFAGVPRWNANLGATYNFSDNFLGNLDIYYSSKTYSTDDFANKLGKDNDYITVDTNLKYKFENGLEIYTGIRNLFDKEYSTIVTSNTQYKVYYPADGRSYYAGFKYSF; encoded by the coding sequence ATGAAAAAAGCTTTAATGATAGCAGCAATACTAACAGTGAGCACAACAATAATGGCAGAGGAAAATATAGCCAGTCGAAGATTAACTGAATCAGTTATTTCTACAGAGAATTTTGAAACAAGTGTGTTGGATACTGCTAAAAGTGTAACTATTGTAACTCAGGAAGATATTCAGAATAAGGGAGCTAGTACAGTGGCAGAAGCGCTTAAAGGAGTTCCAGGGTTAGATGTAAGATCGATGGATGGGGCTGATCCAGTGTTTGATATGAGAGGCTCTGGAGCAACAGCAGGAAATAACACACTTATACTTTTAGATGGAGTTCCATTGAATAATGTAGAAGGAAGATACTTTACAAGTCAGATTCCCATTGATCAAATAGATAAAATTGAAATAATCCCATCAGGTGGAGCTGTGATGTATGGTGATGGTGCTACTGGTGGAGTGATAAATATTATTACTAAATCACCAGAAAATAGAAGCAATTATGGGAATATAGGTATGGAAATTGGTTCGTGGAATACAAGGAAAGGAACTGTAAATTATGGAACTAAAATAGGAGATAAATTTCTGTTGGATACTTCATATACATATATTGAGGGAGATGGATATAGAACTCCACATCCTGATTATAAGGATGGAGATACAAAAAAATCACTTTGGCTAAGAGGTAGATATTTACTTGATGATGGATATTTAGAAATGAGATATAATTATAATAAAGTAGAAGATAGTTATAGCAACTATTTAACAAAAGAAAAATTTGATGAAAATATAAAACAACATGGAATATCTGGTGGAAAGTATAAAAATACATCAAATGAATATATAATAACATACAATAAAAAATTATCAGATAAATTATCTTTCTTAATTTATGGAGGATATACAGAGAATGATTACAGATATAAAGCAACATATTATCCAGGTGCATATAATGAAAATAGAAGAAATTTAATAACTCAATACTATGTAAAACCACAATTAAAATATACTTATGGAGAAGATAGTTATGTGATTTTTGGTGGAGATTATAAAAATGGTAAAGTAGAAGATAAAACTTTTGGAAATCCAGATAAAGAAAAAGAATCATATGGAGGATATATTTTAAATAAAACAACAGTGGGGCAATTTCAATTTACTCAGGGGTATAGAAAAGAGAGAAGCGAATTTGATTATTTTGTTACAGAATATGGATCAGCACCTCCATTTACTCCAAGTATAAAAAACTTTAAAAAGAAATTTTCAAATGATTCTTATGAGTTAGCAGTAAATTATTTGTATTCTGAAACTGGAAGTATTTATCTGAGTTTTACACAAGGATTTAGGACTCCAAATACAGATGATCTAGGATATTGGTATGGGGATATTGATGCTCAAGAAACAAAAGCTTATGAGCTAGGAATAAAAGATATGTATAAAAATACTTTTATTTCTTCATCAATATTTTTAATTAACACAGATAATGAAATTTATTTAAAGAAAGATCCAGCAAATTTTGAATTTGGAACATTAGGAAAAAATACAAATTTTGATGGAAAAGTAAGAAGAATAGGGGGACAAATTTCTCTACAACATTACTTTGATAAATTAACTTTAAGAGAAAATATTTCATATATTCAGCCTAAAGTAACAAGTGGCGAATATGATGGAAAAGAATTTGCTGGGGTACCAAGATGGAATGCTAATTTAGGGGCAACATATAATTTTAGTGATAACTTTTTGGGGAATTTAGATATATATTATTCAAGTAAAACTTATTCAACTGATGATTTTGCTAATAAATTAGGTAAGGACAATGACTATATAACAGTTGATACTAATTTAAAATATAAATTTGAAAATGGTTTAGAAATATATACAGGAATAAGAAATCTTTTTGATAAAGAATATTCAACTATTGTAACATCTAATACTCAATATAAAGTATACTATCCAGCAGATGGAAGAAGTTATTATGCAGGATTCAAATATAGTTTTTAG